The following nucleotide sequence is from Methanocaldococcus jannaschii DSM 2661.
GTATATCTTTTTTCTCTATTATAAATACTTCAAAATTCTCACGTAAGCCCATATCCTTAGCTATTTTAACATTCTTTAATCCCTCTTCATCATTATCAGCAATTAAAAACACTTTAATCCCGTAATCCTCCTTAAATACTTTTATCATCTCTTTTAGACTTCTTTGAGCATAGGGTATTATAATATAGCTAAATTTAGGAAGATTTTTAAGTTGTTCTATGAGCAAATCTATGTAACCTTGCAGTATTATCCGATCGCTGTTTCCTTCGACAAGTATTGCGACATCTGAGAAAAGGAAATAACCTGGTACAACACCCAGATCTCTAGCAAGTGATTCACTAAGCCTGCTACCACGGAATGGATAAAAGATTCTTGTAGCTAGAAGCTCTGTTGGGTATCCTTCAAAGTTAATTTTAATTGAATCTTTTCGAACACCTATAACAAACCTCTTATCTTTAAGAGTGGCAATGAAATCTGGAGAATGTGTAACTATGATTAACTGAACATTTAAATTATTAGCTAAGTCTTCCAACACCCTTGCCAAACGTCTTATATATGCAGGATGTAAGTGAATTTCTGGCTCTTCTATCAAAAATATATGATGTTTTCCTTTAGATATTATTGAAGCTAATATTCCATCAATAATCTGATCTCCACTTCCAAAAAGTTCATAATTTAATGACATACCTTCATATGATTTTGTTAAAATTTCAGTTCTATCAGGTTGTTCATACGTGTCTACACTTCCTTTTATCTCTCTAAGACAATCATATAACATTCTAAGTCGTGCAAAATCTTTTATCGTGTTTTTAATGACATTTATTAATTCAGAAGATACCATAGGATGGGCAAAAAGGCCTTTAATTGGGATATTTACCATTTTATAGATCTCAGGGAATGTATTCACATAGCATATCTTATTTTTTATAAGATCTATGAATATATTAAAGACATCTTTATTTTTTATAGTACCGCTTTCCACAATTACACATGGCACTAAAGAATCTCCAGTCTTTGACTCGATATTATGCCCTGTCACCTTACTGTGGATTTCTTTCATTTTCTTTAAAGCTTCTTTTGCAATCTTGGATGTCTCTGATACGTAACCAAATATTATCACATTTTGGAGCTTCCATATAATTTGATTATTATTACTCTCAATGGATACTTCAATATATGCTTTCTTAACATTACTTTCTAAACCACATACCTCCCTCAATTTGTCGCCTTCTCCTTCATCAAAGTTTAGCCATACAGCAAGTTTTATAGGGTAATTCTGGTAAGTGTAAAACCATAATCTTCTAATTTGATCTTTTAAGTTTTGTTCAGTTATGGTAGTGATATTAAGATTTTTCTCAGTAGAATTAGTGTCGAGATTTTCAAATATGATCCTTATAACATTAAGTATCGATGTTTTTCCAGAACTATTTTTGCCTATAAGCACTGTAACTTTCCCAAATTCTACAGTTAGATCATAAATGCTTCTAAAGTTTTCTATTTTAACCTGTTCTATTTTCATACACTACAACCCCTTAGTAGATTGTAGATATAACATAAAAAATATACTAATATCATTAATTTAAAAATTTTCATTATTATTAAATTTACTATTATTCTAGAAATTTGTTATAGAGTGCTATGGTTCTTCATTAAGCAATAAGAAGAAGCTTTCTACCATTTCCACTAAAATAAACATAAAAAATCAAACAAAAAAACAAAACAAAATAAAAATAAGTACAAACAAAAAATACAATCAAAAATAAAACAACAATAAAATAAAAACTTGTCAAAATAAGTAAATTAATAATTTTTAAACTAAAAAATAAAAAATTAAAAGAGGGGGAGGGGAGAGCCCGAGAGGGAGGGGGAGGAAACAGAAAGAAAATAAAAACAGAAAACAGTAAACTAATTCCCCACAATCAACTTATAATCCTCCTCAGGAATCTCCCTCATAGCCTTACCCATCAAATGCCCACTCCACCTCTTCTTATTAGTAATAAATTTAAGCTTCGGGATCAACTCCTTAAAATTAATTGGTGGTTCAAAGACTTTAATTTCCTTTAATTTAACTCTATATGGAAACTTCTCATTAGGATTTCTTGGAGTTGGCTTAAAAATTTTTGAACTATCCTTATAAACCTCTGAAACAACCTCATAAACTCCTCTTATGTATGGGGGTTTATAATCCTTTCCACTCCTCTGAATCTCATAAATAATCAGCTTATCTCCTACTTTAACTTTGTTTATGGTGTTTTTGTACCTCTCTGCTACACCCCAAATCTTCTTCTCTTTTATAACCTTCCAGTTATCCTCGTTGGTTATACAGAGCCAGTATGCCATAAGATCCACTATAATTAACTTTTTAATAACTTTTTCAATAAAAAATATTTTTAGAGCTTTTGTAATATATAACCTATTAGATTTGGGAGGTACTTTCTATATTTGGTGGTTGTTATGAGATTTTTAACGCTTGTGGTAGTAATTATTTTGCTGTTATTCCCAGTATTTGCTGGTTGTATTGGTAGAGTTTGGGATAATGACTCTGGGGGAGGTTTTTTGTTAATACTTTTAGAAAATGAGACTTCAAATATACATTTAATACATCTGATGTAGACATTTTTAAATTCTGTAATATTTCTAATAATGAAACCTGTATTGTAATTGGGAAAATGAATAATTTTAGTAAAAATTTAGAAGAATGTTTTCAAAAATATGGATATGAGAATTTTACACTTTTATTGGCTGGATATATTGCAAAATATCCTAAATATGAAGAAATCTCTAACAATACCAAATTTCTAAATGAATATCATAATGAAGTATCAAATATTACTACTTGCCTACATGTTTATAAAAACTTAGCAGAGGGTGTTAAAAGAGATTTCAACCTTGATTTACTATATCTTAATGATTATGAAATTAAAAAAGTAAAATCTATGGTTGAGCCTAACGTAATTAGTGATGCAATAACCGTTGTAACACTTGTTAATGATTATAATAATCTTATTGATGCTGCAAGAAATGTTAAAAAGGGAGATAAAGAATCCTATACAAAATTCTATATTGCATTGGGAATTGTAGTGTTTGATGTAATTTTAATAAAAGAGAATGTGGCTTATAAGGTAAGTTATAAACTTGTAGGAATTTTAATTAGTAAAACGGGCTTCTATAAAGTTATTTACAAGTATGGTGGAAGCACAGCATTAAAACCTATAGAGAGTTGTACACATTGGATATCTCGAGGAGAAATTAATAGTATGCCCAGTAAATTGTATAACAATTCAGATAAATTAACAAACATTTCAATAAAAATTAACACTTCAAAACTGTATAACAAGAGTATAAACACTATAAGAAGTAAAATAATGGAGGTTTCAAGTTAGATAATAGAATGTTTGATTGTTGGGTCTGTAACTCTCTAATTTTTTTATTTCGTTAATTGTTTTAGTTGTTCTATAAAACAAATATCCAACAGCTTTTATGTTAAATTTTACAAATAATAATAAGGGTTCTAAAATGTTTTTTACACTTTTAATCAATTTTAGGAACATATTTTTGATTTCTTTAATAGTTTCTTTAATTGAGTCTATTATTTTAGATTTATTTGTTAAGAAGATAACGAATAAAACTCCAAATAGAATAATTAAGAAATCTTCGGGGATTTTTGATAGTGAGTTAATTCCTTCTGTGATTATTGTTATCAATATTTCAATTAGTTTTTTTTATAATGCTTGTAACAATTTCAAGTATTGTGATAATAATAGACGTGCATATTTTAAATGCTAAAGGTGCTGTAACATTCATAATGCAAAATGAAAATGAACCTTGACTTAGTTCAGTGAGTACAACTTTTACTTCTCCAACTTTCCAAATTTTTATAATTTTTTGGTCTTTAAAATCTTTATCACGTGTTATAATTCCATGGGTATCAAGTGAAAGAGCTAAAGTTACAAAAGGAATATCCTTTACATCCCTATGACCTATCAGATTATATGCAATTTTACTCCAATTATTTGATTTTTTATCATTTATTATTTTAATATTGGACAGTATAATATTAGCAATTTTTATTGCCTTAGATTTTGCTTTATTTTCGTCAATATTCTTCTTTTTACATTTTTTTGGGAGAACATTCTCAATCTTATTTTTTAACTCATCTACAATTAATTGTGGAGCATATAATTCTATAAAAGGATTATTGATAAAATCCAATATCCATGGGAGTTCACCTTTTGTAACATAGGATAATACTTGTGAGAATATAATATTAGTATCAACAACTAACTTTAATTTAAACTCTTTACCTAACATATATACTAAATTCTTCTGGAAATAAGCACTAAGATAATTAATAAAGTCTCTTCCTAAAGTTTTTTCTATTTCATTCCATAATTTGTTAAATTCATCATCAAACTCCTTAAAATACTCCCACTCACAATCATGAAACCTTTGAACTTCAATATTTGTGAGAGATTGCATATTAGCCACATTTAAAGATTTATTAGTATTTATCTAAAACTTTGATATTATAATTGCTATAACATGTAAGGATTGATGAGTTATTTGATTACCTGATTTCTGTTATTCCCTAAACTATGTCTAACTATATCCATTAGAGTATATCTCTTGTCATGAAACTTAATTATTTCTAATAACTTTTCATTTTCTTTAGTTTTCATTTTCACATATTCCTCATTGTAATTGACCATTTTATCACCCTTTCATTGTTGTTGGATAATATTTTATTTAACTTTAACAACATTATAAAATATATGTTCTATATATTTAAATGATTATATATTTAAATAAATAGAATAATTATTATAAGAGTGTAAACTTCTCATTTAGAGTTAGGAATAGAATTAGGAATTTCATAATATACATTTACAGCAAATTTACCTTCATCTTTTTTTATTTCAATATTGGATACATTTTTAATATTCGTTAAGAATTTATTGTAAATTTCTTTAGAAATTACCCTTACAATAGAGTAATGTGTTATTTCATCATAGTTCTCAATCGGAATTGATAATTTTACTGGTATTGGTTCAACTTTCTTATTATATTGCTCTGCATTTTTAATTTGTAGTTCTTTTTTAACATCTTCTTCTATTTTTCTAAGAATGTCATCACTAATTTCACTTTTAAGGTTATTTTCATTTTTATAGTACTTTTCAACAAATTTCAATTTTGAGTTGTATATATCAACTGGAGTATAAATTTTTACTTTTTCTTTTCCTAATTTTTTTAACCATACATCTATTTTGTATATGGGCAATTTTTGGTCAATTACATAATAATAATCATCTATTTTTACAGCAACTGCAACGTGAGTTGGATAAACCAAAAAGTAATGCTTTATATTTAAATTATGAAGAATTGCAGAAGTTAATTTTGCATAATCTCTACAAATTGCATATTTGGTCTTTAATATGGTTTTTAAAGATGTAGATATCCAAATTAGACTTAATGTAGTAAATAATCCTTCCTTTAATTTTAATATTTTACTGTCACATTTTGATAAAGTAAAGAACGTAGCCCATAAGTGTAAGAATGTTCCTACCACCCCACATAAGAACAAGAATAGTATTATAGTAATTATAAAATATAAACAGCATATTATAATGTGTATTGTAGGTGATATGCAAAATACTTGTTCGCACCATAACCAAACTTCTGGAAATATTGCCCATACTAACCCTACTATAATGAAAAATGTAATAAAGTAATATACATTCGACTTTTCATAACAATAACGTATATTACTATCTTCCCATTCTAAAACATTAATTATTGTTTTAATGCTGTTGTTTTTGTATTTTAATATTTCAGCAAGATGTTTTGTGTCCTTCAAATCCTCATCATTTAATTGAATATGCTCTAATAAAATAGGCACAACACTTCACCCTGTAGTTCCCGAATGTAATTTTCCTACATCTTTAAGTCTCATGAATTTTGATTCTACTCTTATATTGCATATATATTTTTTGCATATTCAAATAAATCATCTGAAATCTTATTTATAAGTGAATAATCTTTTATCCCTTCCTTCATTAGAATGATTTTAAGTTTAGCTCGTATTTTAGATTGGAGATTTTTCTTCTTTTTCCAATCACGAGCTTTAATATAACCAGACATCATTCTTGCAATTTCTTTTGCAATTTTTTCTACTCTTTTTTTATCTGTTAGGGGTATATTGGGATATGAAAGTAAAAGGTCATAAAATGCCAACTCCTCTTCAGTTAGTCCCAATTCTTTAC
It contains:
- a CDS encoding EVE domain-containing protein, yielding MAYWLCITNEDNWKVIKEKKIWGVAERYKNTINKVKVGDKLIIYEIQRSGKDYKPPYIRGVYEVVSEVYKDSSKIFKPTPRNPNEKFPYRVKLKEIKVFEPPINFKELIPKLKFITNKKRWSGHLMGKAMREIPEEDYKLIVGN
- a CDS encoding PIN domain-containing protein, whose amino-acid sequence is MQSLTNIEVQRFHDCEWEYFKEFDDEFNKLWNEIEKTLGRDFINYLSAYFQKNLVYMLGKEFKLKLVVDTNIIFSQVLSYVTKGELPWILDFINNPFIELYAPQLIVDELKNKIENVLPKKCKKKNIDENKAKSKAIKIANIILSNIKIINDKKSNNWSKIAYNLIGHRDVKDIPFVTLALSLDTHGIITRDKDFKDQKIIKIWKVGEVKVVLTELSQGSFSFCIMNVTAPLAFKICTSIIITILEIVTSIIKKTN
- a CDS encoding ATP-dependent nuclease, with the translated sequence MKIEQVKIENFRSIYDLTVEFGKVTVLIGKNSSGKTSILNVIRIIFENLDTNSTEKNLNITTITEQNLKDQIRRLWFYTYQNYPIKLAVWLNFDEGEGDKLREVCGLESNVKKAYIEVSIESNNNQIIWKLQNVIIFGYVSETSKIAKEALKKMKEIHSKVTGHNIESKTGDSLVPCVIVESGTIKNKDVFNIFIDLIKNKICYVNTFPEIYKMVNIPIKGLFAHPMVSSELINVIKNTIKDFARLRMLYDCLREIKGSVDTYEQPDRTEILTKSYEGMSLNYELFGSGDQIIDGILASIISKGKHHIFLIEEPEIHLHPAYIRRLARVLEDLANNLNVQLIIVTHSPDFIATLKDKRFVIGVRKDSIKINFEGYPTELLATRIFYPFRGSRLSESLARDLGVVPGYFLFSDVAILVEGNSDRIILQGYIDLLIEQLKNLPKFSYIIIPYAQRSLKEMIKVFKEDYGIKVFLIADNDEEGLKNVKIAKDMGLRENFEVFIIEKKDILGYIKPEDFILALDELLRECLKDKYEEVLQDEEIKSIIDEIKIFGACKNEEGKNEKDLLHKLSGKLFTVLKNVDEEFIITLGWDSGRSIERYLKCKIAEKIVSRLTEVPEDIKKIILNIDSELG
- a CDS encoding transglutaminase-like domain-containing protein is translated as MPILLEHIQLNDEDLKDTKHLAEILKYKNNSIKTIINVLEWEDSNIRYCYEKSNVYYFITFFIIVGLVWAIFPEVWLWCEQVFCISPTIHIIICCLYFIITIILFLFLCGVVGTFLHLWATFFTLSKCDSKILKLKEGLFTTLSLIWISTSLKTILKTKYAICRDYAKLTSAILHNLNIKHYFLVYPTHVAVAVKIDDYYYVIDQKLPIYKIDVWLKKLGKEKVKIYTPVDIYNSKLKFVEKYYKNENNLKSEISDDILRKIEEDVKKELQIKNAEQYNKKVEPIPVKLSIPIENYDEITHYSIVRVISKEIYNKFLTNIKNVSNIEIKKDEGKFAVNVYYEIPNSIPNSK